One Undibacter mobilis genomic region harbors:
- a CDS encoding DNA recombination protein RmuC produces MNPALTDPLRDFLQSPAALPIALGVAALLVICVIAILIILLRPKKPMADPEQDARLRELNARLDAMGSWLQNAHGQLANTVNTRLDAVSQNLGESMKTTAKHTSDHLQALHSRLAVIDSAQKNITELSSTVTSLQNVLSNKQSRGAFGQGQLEAIIMDVLPKGAYEFQYSLSNRTKPDCVVFMPDSGPLVIDAKFPLEALTALRAAESDEERKFAAARVRTDIAKHVSDIAAKYLIPGETQDIALMFIPSESVYADLHEQFDDLVQKAQRARVMIVSPTLMVMAIQVIKQVRKDAEMREAADQIRTEVGMMLKDVTLLSERVRKLQSHFNQANADIDSILISTGKIEKRAGKIEGLDFDSDTPASAEVIAAPIRKIGVAE; encoded by the coding sequence ATGAACCCCGCCCTGACTGACCCGCTGCGCGACTTCCTGCAATCGCCGGCCGCCCTGCCCATCGCCCTGGGCGTCGCAGCGTTGCTCGTGATCTGTGTAATCGCGATCCTCATCATCCTGCTGCGGCCGAAAAAGCCGATGGCCGACCCGGAGCAGGATGCGCGCCTGCGCGAGCTCAATGCCCGGTTAGATGCCATGGGCTCGTGGCTGCAGAACGCGCACGGGCAACTCGCCAACACGGTCAACACCCGGCTCGACGCCGTGAGCCAGAACCTCGGCGAGTCGATGAAGACGACCGCCAAGCACACCTCCGATCACCTGCAGGCCCTGCATTCGCGGCTCGCGGTGATCGACTCGGCGCAGAAGAACATCACCGAATTGTCGTCCACCGTGACGTCGCTGCAGAACGTGCTGAGCAACAAGCAATCGCGCGGCGCCTTCGGGCAAGGGCAGCTCGAAGCCATCATCATGGATGTGCTGCCGAAAGGCGCCTACGAATTCCAGTACAGCTTGTCGAACCGCACCAAGCCGGACTGCGTGGTTTTCATGCCGGATTCCGGCCCGCTGGTGATCGATGCCAAATTTCCGCTCGAAGCGCTGACCGCGCTGCGCGCCGCCGAAAGCGACGAGGAACGCAAATTCGCCGCTGCGCGCGTGCGCACCGACATCGCCAAACATGTCTCCGACATCGCCGCGAAGTATCTGATCCCCGGCGAGACGCAGGACATCGCGCTGATGTTCATCCCGTCGGAGTCGGTCTATGCCGATTTGCACGAGCAATTCGACGATCTGGTGCAGAAGGCGCAGCGCGCCCGCGTCATGATCGTGTCACCGACACTCATGGTCATGGCGATCCAGGTCATCAAGCAGGTGCGCAAGGATGCCGAGATGCGCGAGGCCGCCGACCAGATCCGCACCGAGGTCGGCATGATGCTCAAGGACGTGACGTTGCTGTCCGAGCGGGTGCGCAAGCTGCAATCGCATTTCAACCAGGCCAATGCCGACATCGACAGCATCCTGATTTCGACCGGCAAGATCGAAAAGCGCGCCGGCAAGATCGAGGGGCTTGATTTCGACTCCGACACGCCGGCCAGCGCCGAGGTCATTGCCGCGCCGATCCGAAAGATCGGGGTGGCAGAGTGA
- the def gene encoding peptide deformylase, translated as MAIRDILILPEKKLRLVSEPIKAFDKPLRTLVDDMFETMYEAPGIGLAAIQIGEPVRVITIDVAGKDDPKAPQVFINPEIVWSSEEHSAYEEGCLSIPEYYEEVERPAKVRVKYLDADGNAQEIEAEGLLATCLQHEIDHLNGVLFIDHISKLKRDRVIKKFTKAAKHGVSPALAKDKEPSHHIG; from the coding sequence ATGGCGATCCGCGACATTCTCATCCTCCCCGAAAAGAAGCTCAGGCTCGTTTCCGAGCCAATCAAGGCTTTTGACAAGCCGCTACGCACATTGGTCGACGACATGTTCGAGACCATGTACGAGGCGCCGGGCATTGGCCTCGCCGCAATCCAGATCGGCGAGCCGGTCCGCGTCATCACCATCGATGTTGCCGGAAAGGACGACCCGAAGGCGCCGCAGGTTTTCATCAATCCGGAGATCGTGTGGTCCTCGGAGGAGCACTCGGCCTACGAGGAAGGCTGCCTGTCGATCCCGGAATACTATGAAGAGGTCGAGCGTCCGGCCAAGGTGCGGGTGAAATATCTCGATGCCGATGGCAATGCGCAGGAGATCGAGGCCGAAGGCTTGCTTGCAACCTGCCTGCAGCATGAGATCGACCATCTCAACGGTGTGCTGTTTATCGATCACATTTCCAAGCTGAAGCGCGATCGCGTGATCAAGAAATTTACCAAGGCCGCCAAGCACGGCGTCTCGCCGGCGCTCGCCAAGGACAAAGAGCCGTCGCATCATATTGGGTAG
- the fmt gene encoding methionyl-tRNA formyltransferase, whose amino-acid sequence MPLRLIFMGTPDFAVPTLLALHAAGHEIVAVYTRAAKPGGRRGLDFVPTPVEREATRLGLKVLTPKSLRNDEAQAEFAAFNADAAVVVAYGLILPKAVLDAPRLGCFNVHASLLPRWRGAAPIHRAIMAGDVDSGITIMQMDEGLDTGAMMMREAMPIAPDMTTGELHDALAALGARLMPVALAAANRGTLNATPQPAEGVTYAEKISKAESRIDWGRPARDVHNHIRGLSPFPGAWFEFDGARVKVLRSTLGSGSGAPGTALDDALTIACGDGAVRLVQVQREGKKAMSAEEFLRGTAVKAGALFV is encoded by the coding sequence ATGCCGCTTCGCCTCATCTTCATGGGCACGCCGGATTTCGCGGTGCCGACTTTGCTGGCGCTGCATGCGGCTGGGCATGAGATCGTTGCGGTCTATACGCGCGCGGCCAAACCCGGCGGACGGCGCGGGCTCGATTTCGTGCCGACGCCGGTCGAACGCGAGGCCACCAGGCTCGGCCTCAAGGTGTTGACGCCGAAGTCTTTGCGCAATGACGAGGCGCAGGCCGAATTCGCAGCCTTCAACGCCGATGCCGCGGTGGTCGTCGCTTACGGCCTCATCCTGCCGAAGGCCGTGTTGGATGCTCCGCGCCTCGGTTGCTTCAATGTCCATGCCTCGCTGCTGCCGCGCTGGCGCGGCGCGGCGCCGATCCACCGCGCCATCATGGCCGGCGACGTCGACAGCGGCATTACCATCATGCAGATGGACGAGGGGCTCGACACCGGCGCGATGATGATGCGCGAGGCCATGCCGATCGCGCCGGACATGACGACTGGCGAACTGCACGACGCACTGGCCGCGCTCGGGGCGCGGCTGATGCCGGTGGCGTTGGCGGCGGCGAACCGCGGCACGCTTAACGCCACACCGCAGCCGGCCGAGGGTGTCACTTACGCCGAGAAGATTTCCAAGGCCGAGTCGCGTATCGACTGGGGCAGGCCGGCGCGCGACGTCCACAATCACATCCGCGGTCTGTCGCCCTTTCCCGGCGCCTGGTTCGAGTTCGATGGCGCGCGCGTCAAGGTACTGCGCTCGACGCTCGGCTCGGGCTCCGGCGCGCCTGGCACGGCGCTTGACGATGCGCTCACCATTGCTTGTGGTGACGGTGCGGTGCGGCTCGTGCAGGTGCAGCGCGAGGGCAAGAAGGCGATGAGCGCTGAGGAATTCCTGCGCGGTACGGCAGTCAAGGCCGGAGCACTGTTCGTATGA
- a CDS encoding GNAT family N-acetyltransferase has translation MTASASFAIRHERADDAVAIRRVLDDAFGGPAEGNLVERLRVGGDLVLALVAYENEAIIGYVAWPRLWIATPRDQYKAIALAPLAVAPAMQRRGIGSALTREGLAQLRASGESIVFVLGDPIYYGRFGFSVEAAGAYESMYAGTHLMALRLTDTAPDGGRLSYPAAFDEID, from the coding sequence ATGACTGCAAGCGCATCATTCGCGATTCGTCACGAACGTGCCGATGATGCTGTGGCCATTCGCCGTGTCCTTGATGATGCCTTCGGCGGTCCGGCGGAGGGCAATCTGGTCGAACGGCTGCGCGTCGGCGGCGATCTGGTGCTGGCGCTGGTTGCCTACGAAAACGAGGCGATCATCGGCTATGTCGCCTGGCCGCGTCTCTGGATCGCGACGCCACGCGATCAATACAAGGCGATTGCGCTGGCGCCCCTCGCTGTGGCGCCGGCGATGCAGCGTCGCGGCATCGGATCGGCATTGACGCGCGAGGGGCTCGCGCAGTTGCGCGCCTCTGGCGAAAGCATCGTCTTCGTGCTCGGCGATCCGATCTATTATGGGCGGTTCGGCTTCTCGGTTGAGGCCGCGGGTGCGTACGAATCGATGTATGCCGGTACGCATTTGATGGCCTTGCGGCTCACCGATACAGCACCGGACGGCGGTCGCCTGTCTTATCCGGCGGCGTTCGACGAGATTGATTGA
- the truA gene encoding tRNA pseudouridine(38-40) synthase TruA — MPRYKLLIEYDGAPFCGWQTQADQVTVQGVLTNAVKALSGEDVLVQGAGRTDAGVHARGQVAHVDMTREWRLDTVRDALNAHLRPHPVAVLSAERVGDDFNARTSAIRRHYFYRIVNRRPDLTFDVKYAWRVARPLDAEAMHTAAQRLVGKHDFTTFRSTECQAKSPDKTLDRLDVTRIGDEVHVFASARSFLHNQVRSMVGTLMSTGLTGPGAWTADDLTHALEARDRTACGQVAPPDGLYLMKVDY; from the coding sequence GTGCCCCGCTACAAACTCCTCATCGAATATGACGGCGCGCCGTTCTGCGGCTGGCAGACCCAGGCCGATCAGGTGACGGTGCAGGGCGTGCTGACAAATGCGGTCAAGGCGCTGTCCGGCGAGGATGTGCTGGTGCAGGGTGCCGGCCGCACCGATGCCGGCGTTCATGCGCGCGGGCAGGTGGCGCATGTCGACATGACGCGCGAGTGGCGGCTCGACACCGTGCGGGATGCGCTCAATGCACATCTGCGGCCGCATCCGGTGGCGGTGCTCAGCGCGGAGCGCGTGGGCGACGATTTCAACGCCCGCACCTCGGCGATCAGGCGCCATTACTTCTACCGCATCGTCAACCGCCGGCCCGATCTGACATTTGATGTGAAATATGCCTGGCGCGTCGCGCGGCCGCTCGATGCCGAGGCGATGCACACGGCGGCTCAGCGCCTGGTCGGCAAGCACGACTTCACGACGTTCCGCTCCACCGAATGCCAGGCCAAATCGCCCGACAAGACGCTCGACCGGCTCGATGTCACGCGCATCGGCGACGAGGTGCATGTTTTCGCCTCGGCGCGCTCGTTTCTGCACAATCAGGTGCGCTCGATGGTCGGCACCTTGATGAGCACCGGTCTCACCGGGCCCGGCGCCTGGACCGCCGATGACCTCACGCACGCGCTCGAAGCGCGCGACCGCACCGCCTGCGGCCAGGTCGCGCCGCCGGACGGGCTGTATCTGATGAAGGTGGATTACTGA
- the dapE gene encoding succinyl-diaminopimelate desuccinylase: protein MPADPVAITRELLRCPSVTPAEGGALTYLENTLKAAGFTVHRKVFSEAGTDDVENFYARIGTQGPHLTFAGHTDVVPTGDEKAWTHPPFSGAIANGELYGRGAVDMKGGIGCAVAAVLDHLAAHGGKPKGSISFLITGDEESVAINGTPKLLQWVEGMGEKFDHCILGEPSNQETLGDTIKIGRRGSLNGHLIVTGKQGHVAYPDRADNPVHGIVKLIAALTAEPLDAGSANFQPSNLEFVSVDVGNKTVNLIPGEARAMFNIRFNDCHTLESLKALLQKRAEKASGGKIKFEFKFQPSNAGVFVTKPGPFTELVSTAIKDETGRTPTLSTTGGTSDARFITHYCPVVEFGLVGQTMHAIDERVPVAELVALTAIYRKIVDRYFG from the coding sequence ATGCCCGCCGATCCGGTCGCCATCACCCGCGAATTGCTGCGCTGTCCGTCAGTGACGCCGGCCGAAGGCGGCGCCCTAACGTATCTCGAAAACACCTTGAAGGCCGCCGGCTTCACCGTGCATCGCAAGGTGTTTTCGGAAGCCGGCACCGACGACGTCGAGAATTTCTACGCGCGCATCGGCACGCAAGGCCCACATCTCACCTTCGCCGGCCACACCGATGTGGTGCCGACCGGCGATGAAAAGGCCTGGACGCATCCGCCCTTCAGCGGCGCGATCGCCAATGGCGAACTCTACGGCCGCGGCGCCGTAGACATGAAGGGCGGCATTGGCTGCGCCGTCGCCGCCGTGCTCGACCATCTCGCCGCGCATGGCGGTAAGCCGAAGGGCTCGATCTCGTTCCTGATCACCGGCGATGAAGAAAGCGTGGCGATCAACGGCACGCCGAAGCTTCTGCAATGGGTCGAGGGCATGGGCGAGAAGTTCGACCATTGCATTCTCGGCGAGCCGAGCAACCAGGAAACACTGGGCGACACCATCAAGATCGGCCGGCGCGGCTCGCTCAACGGCCATCTCATCGTCACCGGCAAGCAGGGCCATGTCGCCTATCCCGATCGCGCCGACAATCCGGTGCACGGCATTGTCAAACTGATCGCCGCTTTGACGGCGGAGCCGCTCGACGCCGGCAGCGCCAACTTCCAGCCGTCGAACCTCGAATTCGTCTCGGTGGATGTCGGCAACAAGACCGTCAACCTCATTCCCGGCGAAGCGCGCGCGATGTTCAACATCCGCTTCAACGATTGCCACACGCTGGAATCGCTGAAGGCCTTGTTGCAGAAGCGCGCCGAGAAGGCGTCCGGCGGCAAGATCAAATTCGAGTTCAAGTTCCAGCCGTCGAATGCCGGCGTGTTCGTGACCAAGCCGGGGCCATTCACCGAACTGGTGTCCACCGCGATCAAGGATGAGACCGGCCGCACGCCGACTCTATCGACCACCGGCGGCACCTCGGATGCGCGCTTCATCACGCATTACTGCCCGGTGGTCGAATTCGGCCTGGTCGGCCAGACCATGCATGCGATCGACGAGCGTGTGCCGGTCGCCGAACTCGTCGCGCTGACGGCGATCTATCGGAAAATTGTCGACCGGTATTTTGGCTAG
- the dapD gene encoding 2,3,4,5-tetrahydropyridine-2,6-dicarboxylate N-succinyltransferase: MAAKINLQSLEKTINEAFEGRDKITPKTKGAVRKAVDTALELLDSGTVRAAEKQDDGSWQVNQWLKKAVLLSFRLNDMSAIPGGPGDAKWWDKVDSKFKGWSAARFKKEGFRAVPGSVVRKSAYIAPGVILMPSFVNLGAHVGSGTMVDTWAAVGSCAQIGKNVHLSGGVGIGGVLEPLQAGPVIIEDNCFIGARSEVVEGVIVREGAVLGMGVYLGQSTKIVDRSTGKIYYGEVPPYSVVVSGTMPGNAMPGSNIGPSLYCAVIVKRVDEKTRSKTSINELLRD, translated from the coding sequence ATGGCAGCCAAAATCAATCTCCAGAGCCTGGAAAAGACCATCAACGAAGCCTTCGAGGGCCGCGACAAGATCACGCCCAAGACCAAGGGCGCGGTGCGCAAGGCGGTCGATACGGCGCTGGAGCTGCTCGATTCCGGCACGGTGCGCGCGGCCGAAAAGCAGGACGACGGCTCGTGGCAGGTGAACCAGTGGCTCAAGAAAGCCGTGCTGCTGTCGTTCCGCCTCAACGACATGAGCGCCATTCCCGGCGGTCCCGGCGACGCCAAGTGGTGGGACAAGGTCGATTCGAAGTTCAAGGGCTGGAGCGCCGCACGCTTCAAGAAGGAAGGCTTCCGCGCCGTGCCGGGCTCGGTGGTGCGCAAGTCGGCCTATATCGCGCCGGGCGTTATCCTGATGCCATCCTTCGTCAATCTCGGCGCCCATGTCGGGTCGGGCACGATGGTTGACACCTGGGCCGCCGTCGGCTCCTGCGCACAGATTGGTAAGAACGTGCATCTGTCGGGCGGCGTCGGCATCGGCGGCGTGCTTGAGCCGCTGCAGGCCGGGCCGGTGATCATCGAGGACAACTGCTTCATCGGCGCGCGGTCGGAAGTGGTCGAGGGCGTGATCGTGCGCGAGGGCGCGGTGCTCGGCATGGGCGTCTATCTTGGCCAGTCGACCAAGATCGTCGATCGCTCGACCGGCAAGATCTATTACGGCGAAGTGCCGCCTTATTCAGTCGTCGTCTCCGGCACCATGCCGGGCAACGCGATGCCGGGCAGCAACATAGGCCCGAGTCTCTATTGCGCCGTCATCGTCAAGCGCGTCGACGAGAAGACGCGCAGCAAGACCAGCATCAATGAGCTGCTGAGGGATTGA
- a CDS encoding HupE/UreJ family protein produces MSRKALSLSAILAASILAQPAFAHHVMDGGMPVTLTQGLLSGLGHPIIGLDHFAAVVAVGGIASLHVAGVRLVIGYVLAMMAGVAVHLMGASLPGAELWVAASVIALGLVLATRRALGVGAALAIFAAVGLLHGYALGESIYGAEPTPLIAYLAGLAIIQSAIALAAMSIARLVTRRVAEPSPLRLIGAGIAGVGLAIFVQQVVPAV; encoded by the coding sequence GTGAGCCGTAAAGCCCTCAGCCTCAGCGCCATCCTCGCCGCCTCGATCCTCGCCCAGCCGGCTTTCGCCCATCACGTCATGGACGGCGGCATGCCGGTGACCCTGACGCAGGGCCTGTTGTCCGGCCTCGGCCATCCGATTATCGGCCTCGATCATTTCGCCGCCGTGGTCGCGGTCGGCGGCATCGCTTCGCTGCATGTTGCGGGTGTTCGGCTGGTCATCGGCTATGTGCTGGCGATGATGGCCGGCGTTGCCGTGCATCTGATGGGCGCCAGCCTGCCCGGCGCCGAATTGTGGGTTGCCGCTTCGGTGATCGCGCTCGGTCTCGTGCTCGCCACCCGCCGCGCTCTCGGCGTGGGCGCCGCGCTCGCGATATTCGCGGCGGTCGGTCTGCTGCACGGCTATGCGCTCGGTGAATCGATCTACGGCGCCGAGCCGACGCCGCTCATCGCTTATCTCGCCGGCCTTGCCATCATCCAGAGCGCCATCGCGCTCGCCGCGATGAGTATCGCGCGCCTCGTCACGCGCCGCGTTGCGGAGCCGTCGCCGCTGCGCCTGATTGGCGCGGGTATTGCAGGTGTCGGCCTGGCGATATTCGTGCAGCAGGTCGTGCCGGCGGTGTGA
- a CDS encoding DUF1989 domain-containing protein, which translates to MQSGELIEIPARHGKALKLKKGQAVRLINTHGTQVVDCWAWNAADLADHMSMEATRVWLQRLNPLVGDTFVTMKRNPILTLVEDTSPGVHDTFMAACDRHRYERLGVKDYHRNCLDNMFEGMRDLGVEPPMPILASFNVFMNIAVEGDGRSLNTGPVVTKAGDYITLRADMDCYVAFSACPQDIVKIQGEAGTPRSAHFMVLDQGFPSPPPRPAWVP; encoded by the coding sequence ATGCAGAGCGGTGAACTGATCGAAATCCCGGCGCGCCACGGCAAGGCGCTTAAACTGAAAAAGGGCCAGGCGGTCCGCCTCATCAACACCCACGGTACACAGGTGGTCGATTGCTGGGCGTGGAACGCCGCCGACCTCGCCGATCATATGAGTATGGAGGCGACGCGGGTCTGGCTACAGCGCCTCAATCCGTTGGTCGGTGACACCTTCGTCACCATGAAGCGCAATCCGATTTTGACCTTGGTCGAGGATACCTCGCCCGGCGTCCACGATACCTTCATGGCGGCCTGCGATCGCCATCGCTACGAGCGGCTCGGCGTCAAGGATTACCACCGCAACTGTCTCGACAACATGTTCGAGGGCATGCGCGATCTGGGCGTCGAACCACCGATGCCGATTCTGGCTTCGTTCAATGTCTTTATGAACATCGCCGTCGAAGGCGATGGCCGCAGCCTGAACACCGGGCCGGTGGTGACCAAAGCCGGCGATTACATCACCTTGCGCGCCGACATGGATTGTTACGTCGCCTTTTCCGCCTGCCCGCAGGACATCGTGAAAATCCAGGGCGAGGCCGGCACGCCGCGATCGGCGCATTTCATGGTGCTGGATCAGGGCTTTCCGTCGCCGCCGCCGCGCCCGGCCTGGGTCCCTTAG
- a CDS encoding transporter substrate-binding domain-containing protein, translated as MSFFRAVAAGLLGVALVSGAARADALSDILKAKVLKVAVPQDFAPFGSAGPDLKPQGFDVDMANYIAEQLGVKAEIIPVTSANRIPYLQTKKADLVISSLGKNPEREKVIDFSTAYAPFFSGVFGTKAIAVAKIEDLAGKTIGATRGAIEEQEITKDAPKDTTIKRFEDNNATIAAFVSGQVDLIATGNVVAAAITEKNPARPAVTKFIMKDSPCYVGLNKDEPALKAKVDEIIAKAKADGTLNKFSEKWLKNPLPAGF; from the coding sequence ATGTCGTTTTTTCGTGCAGTGGCTGCCGGTTTGTTGGGCGTCGCTTTGGTGTCGGGTGCCGCGCGCGCCGATGCGCTCAGTGACATCCTGAAAGCCAAGGTTCTCAAGGTCGCGGTGCCGCAGGATTTCGCGCCGTTCGGCTCGGCCGGTCCCGATCTCAAGCCGCAGGGTTTCGACGTCGACATGGCCAACTACATCGCCGAGCAGCTCGGCGTGAAAGCCGAGATCATTCCGGTGACGTCGGCCAACCGCATTCCTTACCTGCAGACCAAGAAGGCCGATCTGGTCATTTCCTCGCTCGGCAAGAATCCGGAACGCGAAAAGGTCATCGACTTCTCGACCGCCTATGCGCCGTTCTTCTCCGGCGTGTTCGGCACCAAGGCCATTGCCGTCGCCAAGATCGAGGACCTCGCCGGTAAGACCATCGGCGCGACGCGCGGTGCCATCGAGGAACAGGAGATCACCAAGGACGCGCCGAAGGACACCACCATCAAGCGCTTCGAAGACAACAACGCGACCATCGCCGCTTTCGTCTCCGGGCAGGTCGATCTGATCGCCACCGGCAATGTCGTCGCCGCCGCAATCACCGAGAAGAACCCGGCGCGTCCGGCCGTAACCAAGTTCATCATGAAGGACTCGCCCTGCTATGTCGGCCTCAACAAGGACGAGCCGGCGCTGAAGGCCAAGGTCGACGAAATCATCGCCAAGGCGAAGGCCGATGGCACGCTCAACAAGTTCTCGGAGAAGTGGCTCAAGAACCCGCTGCCGGCGGGGTTCTGA
- a CDS encoding amino acid ABC transporter permease, translated as MTYKLEFSALLPYWEDLAWGLWFTILLTVVSTIAGIAVGTLGASARTFGPKWLGGLVRVYVELIRNTPFIVQLFFIFFGLPALGLKLSETTAAFLAMVINLGAYSTEIIRAGIEAIPKGHIEAGVSLAMSRLEVLRYIVLRQAFAKIYPALSSQIIIVMLGSAVVSQISAPDLTYAANFIQSRNFRAFEVYLVVALIYLVLAIVLRYVLRVIGDRFVKVG; from the coding sequence ATGACCTACAAACTCGAATTCTCCGCGCTGCTGCCCTACTGGGAGGACCTGGCCTGGGGGCTGTGGTTCACCATTTTACTGACCGTGGTGTCGACGATCGCCGGCATCGCGGTCGGCACCTTGGGGGCGTCGGCGCGGACTTTCGGGCCCAAATGGCTCGGCGGCCTCGTGCGCGTCTATGTCGAGCTGATCCGCAACACGCCGTTCATCGTCCAGTTGTTCTTCATCTTCTTCGGCCTGCCGGCGCTGGGCCTCAAGCTGTCGGAAACCACCGCGGCCTTCCTCGCCATGGTCATCAATCTCGGTGCCTATTCGACCGAGATCATCCGCGCCGGCATCGAGGCGATTCCGAAAGGCCATATCGAGGCCGGCGTCTCGCTGGCCATGAGCCGGCTTGAAGTGCTGCGCTACATCGTACTGCGCCAGGCCTTTGCCAAGATCTACCCCGCGCTGTCGTCGCAGATCATTATCGTCATGCTCGGCTCGGCGGTGGTGTCGCAGATTTCCGCGCCCGATCTGACTTATGCGGCGAACTTCATTCAGTCGCGCAATTTCCGTGCCTTCGAGGTCTATCTCGTCGTCGCGCTCATCTACCTCGTGCTCGCCATCGTGCTGCGCTACGTGCTGCGCGTCATCGGCGACCGCTTCGTGAAGGTGGGCTGA
- a CDS encoding amino acid ABC transporter permease, translating to MSDFSVWIIVKNLIWATQWTILLSLIAFVGGGIVGLILLFLRTSQIKWLEVPTKIYIEFFQGTPLLMQLFLFFFGVALFGLEVSPWMAAGLALTLWTSAFLTEIWRGCVEAIPKGQWEASASVALNYIEQMRYVILPQAMRIAIAPTVGFSVQVIKGTALASIIGFVELTKAGTMINNATFRPFLVYALVALIYFCLCFPLSWYAKRLEGKLNVAR from the coding sequence ATGTCGGATTTCAGTGTCTGGATCATCGTCAAGAACCTCATCTGGGCGACGCAGTGGACCATCCTGCTGTCGCTGATTGCCTTTGTCGGCGGCGGCATTGTCGGTCTCATCCTGCTGTTCCTGCGCACGTCGCAGATCAAGTGGCTGGAAGTGCCCACCAAGATTTACATCGAGTTTTTCCAGGGAACGCCGCTGTTGATGCAGCTCTTCCTGTTTTTCTTCGGCGTTGCATTGTTCGGCCTCGAAGTGTCGCCCTGGATGGCGGCGGGCCTGGCGCTGACCTTGTGGACCAGCGCTTTCCTTACCGAGATCTGGCGCGGCTGCGTTGAGGCGATCCCGAAAGGCCAGTGGGAGGCCTCCGCCAGCGTCGCCCTGAATTATATCGAGCAGATGCGCTACGTCATCCTGCCGCAGGCCATGCGCATCGCCATCGCGCCGACCGTCGGCTTCTCGGTGCAGGTCATCAAGGGCACAGCGCTCGCCTCGATCATCGGCTTCGTCGAACTGACCAAGGCCGGCACCATGATCAACAACGCCACCTTCCGACCCTTCCTGGTCTATGCGCTGGTGGCGCTGATCTATTTCTGCCTGTGCTTCCCGCTGTCCTGGTACGCCAAACGCCTCGAAGGGAAACTCAATGTCGCTCGTTAG
- a CDS encoding amino acid ABC transporter ATP-binding protein — MSLVSIRDVRKSYGTVEVLKGVSLEVAKGDVVAIIGRSGSGKSTLLRCINGLETYQSGVILADGIEVGGIHANLRELRRHVGMVFQQFNLFPHLTAAENVMLAPTVVNKTPKKEARAIAAEVLAKVGLSEKMDAYPSQLSGGQQQRVAIARSLAMRPKVLLCDEITSALDPELVNEVLRVVEQLAKEGMTLILVTHEMRFARDVGTHLVFMHHGKVHETGKPKDVFAAPQTPELQQFVVGIG; from the coding sequence ATGTCGCTCGTTAGTATTCGCGACGTCCGGAAGAGCTATGGCACCGTCGAGGTCCTCAAGGGTGTGTCGCTCGAGGTTGCCAAAGGCGATGTCGTGGCCATCATCGGCCGTTCCGGTTCCGGCAAGTCGACGCTGCTCCGCTGCATCAACGGGCTGGAGACCTATCAGTCCGGCGTCATTCTCGCCGATGGCATCGAGGTCGGCGGCATCCACGCCAATTTGCGCGAGTTGCGGCGCCATGTCGGCATGGTGTTTCAGCAATTCAATCTGTTTCCGCATCTGACCGCCGCCGAGAACGTGATGCTGGCGCCGACGGTCGTGAACAAGACGCCGAAGAAGGAAGCGCGTGCCATCGCCGCCGAGGTGCTGGCCAAGGTCGGGCTGTCGGAAAAGATGGACGCCTATCCGAGCCAGCTCTCCGGCGGCCAGCAGCAGCGCGTCGCCATTGCTCGCTCGCTCGCCATGCGGCCGAAGGTGCTGTTGTGCGACGAAATCACCTCGGCGCTCGATCCCGAGCTGGTCAACGAAGTGCTGCGCGTCGTCGAACAACTGGCGAAGGAGGGCATGACCCTCATCCTGGTCACGCACGAAATGCGCTTTGCCCGCGATGTCGGTACGCATCTCGTTTTCATGCATCACGGCAAGGTGCACGAAACCGGCAAGCCGAAGGATGTCTTCGCCGCGCCGCAGACGCCGGAGCTGCAGCAATTCGTCGTCGGGATTGGGTAA